The DNA sequence CAACCCCAAACCTGCTGTGCTAGTCAACGCTTCAGCAGTGGGCTACTACGGCACCAGTGAAACCGCTGCCTTTGACGAAACCAGTGCTGCGGGTCAAGATTTCCTGGCTCAAGTCTGCCAAACCTGGGAAACCGAAGCCCAAAAGGTCAAGGATAGCGGCACCCGCTTGGTAATTGTGCGAATTGGGATTGTTTTAGGTATGGGCGGTGCATTGGCTAAGATGCTGCCTCCGTTCAAGCTGTTTGCAGGCGGGCCGATTGGTAGTGGTCGGCAATGGTTTTCTTGGATCCATCGCGAAGACTTGGTCAGTCTAATTCTGCAAGCGCTGACCCAAAGCGACCTGCAAGGGGTGTATAACGGCACTGCTCCTAACCCAGTCCGCATGGCTGAGTTTTGTCACGTGTTGGGCGAGGTGCTCAATCGTCCTTCCTGGTTGCCAGTCCCTGATTTTGCTTTAGAAGCTTTGCTGGGAGATGGGG is a window from the Trichocoleus desertorum ATA4-8-CV12 genome containing:
- a CDS encoding TIGR01777 family oxidoreductase, which encodes MKVAIAGATGFVGSRLVERLQAEGHQVVIFSRGRERAERLFPGSVFSNVEIVPYNPTTPGAWQQAVAGCDGVVNLAGEAIADGRWIESRKQEILSSRQLSTQNIVAAINQANPKPAVLVNASAVGYYGTSETAAFDETSAAGQDFLAQVCQTWETEAQKVKDSGTRLVIVRIGIVLGMGGALAKMLPPFKLFAGGPIGSGRQWFSWIHREDLVSLILQALTQSDLQGVYNGTAPNPVRMAEFCHVLGEVLNRPSWLPVPDFALEALLGDGAKVVLEGQQVLPKHALADGLQYQYPTVKQALSEILATS